From Heteronotia binoei isolate CCM8104 ecotype False Entrance Well chromosome 12, APGP_CSIRO_Hbin_v1, whole genome shotgun sequence, the proteins below share one genomic window:
- the SIDT2 gene encoding SID1 transmembrane family member 2, producing the protein GLGEGGKSVWQQEAAFDQPYAGAVDSQRLHLYAFNHTVRRNRTEGVRVAVSVPSAQKEAPVLFVVRQQEAVVSFQVPLILRGLFQRKYLYQEVGRTLCQPQTKSEAELQFFYVDVSTLSPANVSYQLQVTRVDNFVLRTNQHLDFNATAAQPQYFKYEIPEEVDSVIVKVTSAAAFPCSVISIQDILCPVYDLDNNVAFIGMYQTMTKKAAITVQKKDFPSHSFYVVVVVKTEDEACGGALPYYPFSKDEPVDQGNRQKALNVVVSPAVTWQAYVSGTLFCLGIFLSFYVVPLLLACWGTWRRRRKRAMGLIAPVETPGTDTGHSSVSPDPFVGRPPYSASGYGSFDNGSTVSTENISDSLVSTEASYGYGGQELCQHRQRHLAIAMDRSLENLVGRPRLDSLSSVEEDDYDTLADIDSDKNVIRTKQYLYVADLARKDKRVLRKKYQIYFWNIATIAVFYALPVIQLVITYQTVVNVTGNQDICYYNFLCAHPLGNLSAFNNIISNLGYVLLGLLFLLIILQREINYNRALMRNDLQALECGIPKHFGLFYAMGTALMMEGLLSACYHVCPNYTNFQFDTSFMYMIAGLCMLKLYQKRHPDINASAYSAYACLAIVIFFSVVGVVFGKGNTAFWIVFSIIHIVSTLLLSTQLYYMGRWRLDSGIWRRILHVVYTDCIRQCSGPMYVDRMVLLVMGNIINWSLAAYGLLIRPNDFASYLLAIGICNLLLYFAFYIIMKLRSGERLQLTPLLCIVCTSVVWGFALFFFFQGLSTWQKTPAESREHNRDCILLGFFDDHDIWHFLSSIAMFGSFLALLTLDDDLDCVQRDKIYVF; encoded by the exons gggctgggggaggggggcaagagcGTGTGGCAGCAGGAGGCCGCCTTCGACCAGCCCTACGCCGGCGCCGTGGACAGCCAGCGGCTCCACCTCTACGCCTTCAACCACACCGTGCGCCGCAACCGG ACGGAGGGCGTGCGGGTGGCGGTGAGCGTGCCGTCGGCGCAGAAGGAGGCGCCCGTGCTCTTCGTGGTGCGCCAGCAGGAGGCGGTGGTGTCCTTCCAGGTGCCCCTCATCCTCCGCGGCCT GTTCCAGCGCAAGTACCTGTACCAGGAGGTGGGGCGCACGCTGTGCCAGCCGCAGACCAAGAGCGAGGCCGAGCTGCAGTTCTTCTACGTGGACGTCTCCACCCTCTCGCCCGCCAACGTCTCCTACCAGCTCCAGGTCACCCGCGTGGACAACTTCGTCCTCAG GACGAACCAGCACTTGGACTTCAATGCCACCGCCGCCCAGCCACAG TATTTCAAGTATGAGATTCCAGAGGAGGTGGACTCGGTGATTGTAAAGGTGACCTCAGCCGCAGCCTTCCCTTGCTCTGTCATCTCCATCCAAGACATCCTG TGCCCTGTCTATGACCTGGACAACAACGTGGCCTTCATCGGCATGTACCAGACCATGACCAAGAAGGCGGCCATCACGGTCCAG AAGAAAGATTTCCCAAGCCATAGTTTCtacgtggtggtggtggtgaagacaGAAGACGAAGCCTGCGGAGGGGCGCTGCCTTACTACCCCTTTTCCAAAG ATGAGCCTGTCGATCAAGGCAACCGGCAGAAAGCCCTGAACGTGGTGGTGTCTCCAGCCGTCACCT GGCAGGCCTATGTGAGTGGGACCCTTTTCTGCCTGGGCATCTTCCTCTCCTTCTACGTGGTGCCCCTGCTCCTGGCCTGCTGGGGGACCTGGAG GCGACGGCGGAAGAGGGCGATGGGGCTGATAGCCCCTGTAGAGACACCTGGGACTGACACTG GACATTCCAGCGTCAGCCCAGACCCCTTTGTGGGACGCCCGCCGTACAGTGCCTCTGGTTACGGCTCCTTTG ACAATGGCTCCACAGTCAGCACGGAGAACATCTCAGACAGCCTGGTCTCCACAGAAGCCTCGTATGGCTATGGAG GGCAGGAGCTGTGCCAGCACCGCCAACGACACTTGGCCATTGCTATGG acCGTTCCCTGGAGAACCTGGTGGGGCGTCCGCGGCTCGACTCACTCAGCTCCGTGGAGGAGGACGACTACGACACCTTGGCTGACATCGACTCCGACAAGAACGTCATCCGCACCAAG CAATACCTGTACGTGGCAGATCTGGCCCGGAAGGACAAGCGGGTGCTGCGGAAGAAATACCAGATTTACTTTTG GAACATTGCCACCATTGCTGTGTTCTATGCCCTGCCTGTCATCCAGCTTGTGATCACCTACCAGACG GTGGTGAACGTCACGGGGAACCAGGACATCTGCTACTACAACTTCCTGTGCGCCCATCCCCTGGGCAACCTCAG CGCCTTCAACAACATCATCAGCAACCTGGGCTACGtcctgctggggctcctcttcctcctcatcatccTGCAGCGAGAGATCAACTACAACCGGGCCTTGATGCGCAACGACCTGCAGGCACTG gaGTGTGGAATCCCAAAGCACTTTGGCCTCTTCTATGCCATGGGCACTGCTCTCATGATGGAGGGGCTGCTGAGCGCCTGCTACCACGTCTGCCCCAACTATACCAACTTCCAGTTTG ACACCTCCTTCATGTACATGATTGCCGGGCTGTGCATGTTGAAGCTCTACCAGAAGCGGCACCCGGACATCAACGCCAGCGCCTACAGCGCCTATGCCTGCTTGgccatcgtcatcttcttctcagTCGTGGGGGTG GTCTTTGGCAAGGGCAATACGGCCTTCTGGATCGTCTTCTCCATCATCCACATTGTCTCCACTTTGTTGCTGAGCACCCAGCTTTACTACATGGGCCGCTGGAGGCTGG ATTCCGGGATCTGGCGCAGGATCTTACACGTGGTGTACACAGACTGCATCCGGCAATGCAGCGGGCCCATGTATGTG GATCGGATGGTCCTGCTGGTGATGGGCAACATCATCAACTGGTCACT GGCTGCCTACGGTCTCCTCATCCGGCCCAACGACTTTGCCTCCTACCTGCTGGCCATCGGCATCTGCAACCTGCTGCTCTACTTTGCCTTCTACATCATCATGAAG CTCCGGAGCGGGGAGCGCCTCCAGCTGACCCCCCTGCTCTGCATCGTCTGCACTTCCGTCGTGTGGGGCTttgccctcttcttcttcttccagggctTGAGCACCTGGCAG aaAACGCCAGCAGAGTCCCGAGAACACAACCGGGACTGCATCCTGCTGGGTTTCTTTGACGACCACGACATCTGGCACTTCCTCTCCTCCATCGCCATGTTTGGCTCCTTCCTG gccctgctgaccctGGATGACGACCTGGACTGCGTCCAGCGGGACAAGATCTATGTCTTTTAG